From Cucumis melo cultivar AY chromosome 1, USDA_Cmelo_AY_1.0, whole genome shotgun sequence, a single genomic window includes:
- the LOC103500667 gene encoding ABC transporter B family member 19-like yields MSDVSGHRRHFPTPASSTDVSVTFSQLDSSIISRKSTPRRRPRNPSPATPFATDNDKSWQGELSWQFEPTGWRDSRNLGVALGPWAASIAPSPFSSSQVLHRTANDYYLSPSRRVRRSFPSPYSDSSGYIPAGRVELQSFVGGETENSLFVGESYIPGETSKISHSSGWKDGSKGPLADKDELSKSYHDISEHDFSFERSRMYSSYTEDSDSDSSEDDDEVESPKAVGLFSLFKYSTKLDLLLIILGCLGALINGGSLPWYSYLFGNFVNQLATESSEADKSQMMKDVGTICLFMTGLAAIVVVGAYMEITCWRLVGDRSAQRIRTKYLRAVLRQDISFFDTKISTGDIMHGISSDVAQIQEVMGEKMAHFIHHIFTFICGYVVGFLRSWKVSLVVFSVTPLMMFCGIAYKAIYVGLTSKEEASYRKAGGVAEQAISSIRTVFSFVAEDNLGAKYAELLENSVPFGKRIGFSKGVGMGVIYLVTYSTWALAFWYGAILVARKEITGGDAIACFFGVNVGGRGLALSLSYFAQFAQGTVAAGRVFTIIDRVPEIDSYSPMGRTLRNVRGRIEFKGVSFSYPSRPDSLILNSLNLVFPSSKTFALVGASGGGKSTIFALIERFYDPIQGTIILDGRDIRTLQIKWLRDQIGMVGQEPILFATSIIENVMMGKENATEKEAIAACIAANADHFISGLPQGYDTQVGDRGALLSGGQKQRIALARAMIKDPKILLLDEPTSALDPESESTVQKAIDQLSLGRTTIIIAHRLATVRNSHAIAVIEGGSLVEIGTHRQLMEREGAYNNLVKLASEAVRQTSPKQNDVQKFTDLSFSDISKSEHVVEISKSKYFKSTVEEKLQEKEEKRIKVRITELLKLQKPEILMLLLGFLMGLSAGAILSVFPFILGEALQVYFDSEASTMKTKVGHLCIVLVGLGIGCILFMTGQQGFCGWAGTKLTVRVRDLLFRSILKQEPGWFDFPENSTGILISRLSIDCINFRSFLGDRISVLLMGVSAAAVGLGLSFWLEWRLTLLAAALTPFTLGASYISLVINIGPKLDENAYAKASNIASGAVSNIRTVTTFSAQEQLVKAFNRSLSEPKKKSIKKSQFLGLTFGLSQGGMYGAYTLTLWFAARLIEQGKTSFGDVYKIFLILVLSSFSVGQLAGLAPDTSMAETAIPAVLDIINRRPLIGDDKGESKKKAQLKSFGVEFKMVTFAYPSRPEMIVLRDFCLKVKGCSTMALVGESGSGKSTVIWLTQRFYDPIRGKVLMGGVDLREINVKWLRRQTALVGQEPALFAGSIRDNIAFANPNASWTEIEEAARDAYIHKFISSLPQGYETQVGESGVQLSGGQKQRIAIARAILKNSSVLLLDEASSALDLESEKHVQAALRKVSKEATTIIVAHRLSTIRDADTIAVVRNGSVIEHGSHDSLMAKAHLGGVYANMIHAESEATAFS; encoded by the exons ATGTCTGACGTCTCTGGCCACCGGCGCCATTTTCCTACGCCGGCGAGTTCAACAGACGTCTCTGTTACTTTCTCCCAATTAGATTCCTCCATTATTTCAAGAAAATCCACTCCCAGAAGACGTCCTCGAAACCCTAGTCCTGCCACTCCCTTCGCCACGGACAATGATAAATCATGGCAAGGAGAGCTCTCATGGCAGTTCGAGCCAACTGGGTGGCGAGATTCTCGTAATTTGGGCGTAGCCTTAGGTCCCTGGGCTGCCTCTATTGCCCCATCTCCATTTTCAAGTAGCCAGGTTTTACACCGAACCGCTAATGATTACTATCTTTCGCCCTCTCGCCGCGTTCGACGGAGTTTTCCGAGCCCGTACAGTGATAGTTCTGGCTATATTCCAGCTGGCAGAGTGGAACTGCAGAGCTTTGTGGGTGGAGAAACAGAAAACTCGTTGTTCGTCGGAGAAAGCTACATTCCTGGTGAAACTAGCAAAATCAGCCACTCTTCCGGCTGGAAAGATGGAAGTAAAGGGCCTTTGGCTGATAAAGATGAGCTTAGCAAGAGTTACCATGATATTTCTGAACATGATTTTAGCTTTGAGCGTAGTAGGATGTATTCATCATATACTGAGGATAGTGATTCGGATTCTAGTGAGGACGATGATGAAGTGGAGTCCCCTAAGGCAGTTGGGCTTTTTAGCCTGTTTAAGTATTCAACGAAGTTGGATTTGCTTCTTATAATATTGGGGTGTTTGGGAGCCCTCATCAATGGCGGATCTCTTCCTTGGTATTCTTATCTTTTTGGGAATTTTGTCAACCAGCTTGCTACAGAATCGTCTGAAGCTGATAAGAGTCAGATGATGAAAGATGTTGGAACG ATTTGCCTGTTCATGACTGGATTAGCAGCAATAGTGGTGGTTGGAGCATACATGG AGATAACCTGTTGGAGATTGGTGGGGGATCGTTCGGCTCAGCGAATTAGAACAAAGTATCTGCGAGCCGTCCTACGGCAGGATATCAGCTTTTTTGACACGAAAATTAGCACTGGTGATATCATGCATGGCATTTCCAGTGATGTGGCTCAAATTCAAGAAGTGATGGGGGAGAAG ATGGCTCACTTCATTCACCACATATTCACCTTCATATGTGGGTATGTAGTTGGTTTTCTGAGGTCATGGAAAGTTTCTTTGGTTGTCTTCTCTGTGACCCCTCTGATGATGTTCTGTGGCATAGCTTATAAAGCCATTTATGTTGGCTTAACTTCAAAAGAAGAG GCTTCTTACAGGAAAGCTGGGGGAGTGGCAGAGCAAGCCATCAGTTCAATCAGAACTGTGTTCTCGTTTGTTGCAGAAGATAATCTGGGTGCTAAGTATGCTGAACTCTTGGAAAACTCTGTGCCGTTTGGGAAGAGGATTGGATTCTCAAAAGGTGTTGGCATGGGAGTTATTTATCTGGTCACTTACTCAACCTGGGCTTTGGCTTTCTGGTATGGAGCTATCTTGGTTGCCAGGAAAGAGATCACTGGCGGTGATGCAATCGCTTGTTTCTTTGGTGTCAACGTTGGAGGAAG GGGTTTGGCTCTGTCATTGTCATATTTCGCTCAATTTGCACAAGGAACAGTAGCAGCAGGCAGAGTTTTCACAATCATAGACAGAGTTCCAGAGATAGATTCTTACAGTCCAATGGGAAGAACCCTCCGAAACGTTCGTGGAAGAATAGAGTTCAAAGGTGTCAGTTTCTCATACCCATCACGTCCAGATTCTCTGATACTAAATTCACTCAATCTGGTGTTCCCATCTTCAAAGACATTCGCTCTTGTTGGTGCCAGTGGGGGTGGAAAGTCCACCATTTTTGCTCTGATAGAGAGGTTCTACGACCCCATTCAAG GGACGATCATTCTGGATGGGAGAGATATAAGGACACTGCAAATCAAGTGGCTGAGAGATCAAATTGGGATGGTGGGTCAAGAACCAATCCTTTTTGCCACAAGTATAATTGAGAACGTTATGATGGGAAAAGAGAATGCGACTGAAAAGGAGGCCATTGCGGCTTGTATTGCTGCAAATGCTGACCACTTCATCTCCGGCCTTCCTCAAGGCTACGACACGCAG GTTGGAGATAGAGGAGCTCTGCTCTCCGGTGGTCAAAAACAACGAATAGCATTGGCACGAGCAATGATCAAAGACCCAAAAATTCTTCTCTTAGATGAACCAACAAGCGCATTAGACCCAGAATCTGAGTCTACAGTTCAAAAGGCCATTGATCAGCTTTCTTTAGGCCGAACAACAATCATTATCGCTCACAGGCTTGCAACTGTGAGAAATTCTCATGCCATTGCTGTCATTGAAGGTGGTTCCCTTGTCGAAATTGGAACTCACCGCCAGCTGATGGAGCGAGAAGGGGCCTATAACAACCTTGTCAAACTTGCATCCGAAGCAGTTCGACAAACTTCTCCCAAACAAAATGATGTTCAGAAATTCACTGATCTTTCCTTTAGTGATATCTCAAAGTCAGAGCATGTAGTTGAAATTTCGAAGTCCAAATACTTCAAGTCTACTGTAGAGGAGAAGCTACAGGAGAAAGAAGAGAAACGAATAAAAGTTAGGATTACAGAGCTATTGAAATTACAAAAGCCAGAGATTCTAATGCTGTTATTGGGATTTCTCATGGGTTTGAGTGCAGGAGCAATATTGTCGGTTTTTCCTTTCATTCTTGGTGAGGCCCTTCAAGTTTATTTCGATAGTGAAGCTTCAACGATGAAAACCAAAGTTGGGCATTTGTGTATAGTGTTGGTTGGGCTGGGCATCGGCTGCATTCTGTTCATGACAGGACAGCAAGGCTTCTGTGGTTGGGCTGGAACTAAGCTCACTGTGAGAGTGAGAGATCTTTTGTTCCGGTCAATACTGAAACAAGAGCCTGGTTGGTTTGATTTCCCTGAGAATTCCACTGGAATTCTCATATCTAGGCTATCAATTGACTGCATCAATTTCCGTTCGTTTCTTGGTGATCGAATCTCGGTCTTGTTGATGGGGGTAAGTGCAGCTGCAGTTGGCCTTGGTCTCTCATTTTGGCTTGAATGGAGATTGACCCTGTTGGCTGCTGCTTTAACCCCTTTCACTCTTGGTGCTAGTTACATAAGTTTGGTTATAAATATCGGACCAAAACTTGATGAAAATGCTTATGCCAAAGCCAGCAATATTGCATCTGGTGCAGTGTCAAACATACGAACAGTGACAACATTTTCTGCGCAAGAGCAGTTGGTGAAAGCCTTTAATCGATCGCTATCCGAGCCTAAGAAGAAGTCGATTAAAAAGTCTCAGTTTTTAGGCTTAACATTTGGTTTGTCCCAAGGTGGCATGTATGGAGCTTATACTCTTACTCTCTGGTTTGCTGCACGCCTCATCGAACAAGGCAAAACAAGTTTTGGTGATGTGTATAAGATTTTCCTCATTCTTGTTTTGAGCTCCTTTTCTGTTGGACAACTTGCGGGTTTAGCACCAGATACTTCAATGGCAGAGACTGCAATTCCTGCTGTCTTGGATATCATCAATCGGAGACCGTTGATAGGTGACGATAAAGGAGAAAGTAAGAAGAAAGCACAATTGAAAAGTTTTGGTGTTGAATTCAAAATGGTGACATTTGCATACCCCTCTAGGCCAGAGATGATTGTGCTGAGGGACTTTTGCTTAAAGGTTAAAGGATGCAGCACGATGGCTTTGGTTGGTGAGAGTGGGTCGGGAAAATCGACGGTTATATGGCTGACTCAACGATTTTACGACCCAATTCGAGGAAAGGTCCTGATGGGAGGCGTGGATTTGAGGGAGATCAACGTGAAATGGTTGAGGAGGCAAACAGCTTTGGTTGGCCAAGAGCCTGCACTTTTTGCTGGAAGCATAAGAGATAACATTGCATTTGCAAACCCGAATGCTTCATGGACCGAGATTGAAGAGGCTGCTAGAGATGCTTACATTCACAAATTCATCAGTAGTCTCCCTCAAGGATATGAGACACAG GTTGGCGAGAGTGGCGTTCAACTCTCGGGTGGCCAGAAACAAAGGATTGCCATAGCAAGGGCGATTTTGAAAAATTCAAGTGTGTTGTTGCTAGATGAAGCAAGCAGTGCTTTGGATCTGGAATCTGAAAAGCATGTCCAAGCTGCACTTAGGAAGGTGTCAAAGGAAGCTACAACGATCATTGTCGCCCATCGGCTTTCGACTATTCGTGATGCTGATACAATTGCAGTCGTTAGAAATGGGTCAGTCATTGAGCATGGCAGCCATGATAGCTTAATGGCCAAGGCTCATCTTGGTGGTGTGTATGCAAACATGATTCATGCTGAATCTGAAGCCACTGCATTTTCTTGA